A DNA window from Actinomadura luzonensis contains the following coding sequences:
- a CDS encoding DegT/DnrJ/EryC1/StrS family aminotransferase, whose protein sequence is MTLALHGGAPVRADPWPSWPPPLDAAQRALVTAVLDSGQWGATQDGRVCADLAAALARRSGVAHGVTVGNATLGLFAALRGLGVGPGDEVIVPAYTFVATATAVLLAGATPVIADVDAADLHLSAPAVEAALTPRTAAIVPVHLAGSPADMDPLDAVAARHGLAVVEDAAQAHGAAYRGRPVGGLGDAGVYSFQSSKAMTAGEGGLVVCRSSEVYEAVWSACNVGRAPGGAWYGHPRVGWNLRLTEIQAALLLPWLDRLDDEIDRRNAFAAAAGRELAALPSSGRDGGAPVTVVPPPPGTTRDSRHLLMLRLHVPVDRAFLLAAMAAEGVPLDGGYPPLGTMPAPARAGARAEPCPAAEAAAREVFWVRQPMLMAGPDGAAHVAGPALRQPEALASSALAPPGPAHERRREPPVSAACQRRP, encoded by the coding sequence GTGACGCTCGCCCTCCACGGCGGCGCCCCCGTCCGCGCCGATCCCTGGCCGTCGTGGCCGCCCCCGCTGGACGCCGCCCAGCGCGCGCTCGTCACCGCCGTGCTCGACAGCGGCCAGTGGGGCGCCACGCAGGACGGCCGGGTCTGCGCGGACCTGGCCGCCGCGCTCGCCCGCCGCTCCGGCGTCGCGCACGGCGTCACCGTCGGCAACGCCACGCTCGGCCTGTTCGCGGCGCTGCGCGGGCTCGGCGTCGGGCCCGGCGACGAGGTGATCGTGCCGGCGTACACGTTCGTCGCCACCGCCACGGCGGTGCTGCTGGCCGGCGCGACCCCGGTGATCGCGGACGTCGACGCCGCCGACCTCCACCTGTCCGCGCCCGCCGTGGAGGCCGCGCTCACGCCCCGCACCGCCGCGATCGTGCCGGTGCACCTGGCGGGCAGCCCCGCCGACATGGACCCGCTCGACGCGGTCGCGGCCCGGCACGGCCTCGCCGTCGTCGAGGACGCCGCCCAGGCGCACGGCGCCGCCTACCGGGGCCGGCCCGTCGGCGGGCTGGGCGACGCCGGGGTCTACAGCTTCCAGTCCAGCAAGGCGATGACGGCGGGGGAGGGCGGCCTGGTCGTCTGCCGGTCCAGCGAGGTGTACGAGGCCGTCTGGTCGGCCTGCAACGTCGGCCGCGCGCCCGGCGGCGCCTGGTACGGCCACCCGCGGGTCGGCTGGAACCTGCGCCTGACCGAGATCCAGGCCGCCCTGCTGCTGCCCTGGCTGGACCGGCTCGACGACGAGATCGACCGCAGGAACGCCTTCGCCGCCGCCGCCGGCCGCGAGCTGGCGGCGCTCCCGTCGTCCGGCCGGGACGGCGGCGCGCCGGTGACGGTGGTCCCGCCGCCGCCCGGCACCACGCGCGACTCGCGGCACCTGCTCATGCTGCGCCTCCACGTGCCCGTGGACCGGGCGTTCCTGCTGGCGGCCATGGCGGCGGAGGGCGTGCCCCTCGACGGCGGCTACCCGCCGCTCGGCACGATGCCCGCGCCGGCCCGGGCGGGCGCCCGCGCGGAGCCCTGCCCGGCGGCCGAGGCCGCGGCCCGCGAGGTGTTCTGGGTCCGCCAGCCCATGCTCATGGCCGGCCCCGACGGCGCCGCCCACGTCGCCGGCCCTGCCCTCCGCCAGCCCGAGGCCCTGGCGAGCTCAGCCCTTGCTCCGCCCGGCCCCGCCCATGAGCGCCGCCGTGAGCCGCCTGTGAGCGCCGCCTGTCAGCGCCGCCCGTGA
- a CDS encoding ABC transporter permease, producing the protein MTGLAGLARLAARRERAVAPWWVLLIVALGLAMVGYINRNMGTYELKLAYLGIIRDNAFLQGLGGREVEPRLEVLATWRSGGFLYVASAFAAVLAVVRHTRAEEDAGRAELVRSAVVGRHAQLAAAVLAAAGTGVAGGLAVALALIGAGLEPGGSLAYGAAVAAAGWVFTGVAAVAAQLARHARTATAIGLSVLGVSYVMRYAGDATGQGWLVALSPLGWSELVRPYQDERWWMLGVLVAAGAALLGLARRLLARRDLGAGLLPERLGRARAPELRGPVSLAWRLHRGLLVKWAAGVASFAAAAAALSPLARDLLARPSVVADNIRNTLGVPPEGTLAAYSWYLVLILAYAVALYPVLMVLRLRAEETSGRAEAVQATTVTRLRWAAGHLLVTGLGTAALLAVAGLVFGALYAALVGGLADVPRFLGGALAAVPAVWCVGAVCVLGYGLLPRASAALSWAVWVLTAALGQVAGPLYGLWGGSPLEPLHYVPNAFGPAPLAAGPLLALLAVTAALLGGGLLALRRRDFG; encoded by the coding sequence ATGACCGGCCTAGCCGGGCTGGCCCGCCTGGCGGCGCGCCGGGAGCGGGCCGTCGCCCCGTGGTGGGTCCTGCTGATCGTCGCCCTGGGCCTGGCCATGGTCGGCTACATCAACCGGAACATGGGCACCTACGAGCTGAAGCTCGCCTATCTCGGCATCATCCGCGACAACGCGTTCCTGCAGGGGCTCGGCGGGCGGGAGGTCGAGCCGCGGCTGGAGGTGCTGGCCACCTGGCGCAGCGGCGGGTTCCTGTACGTGGCGAGCGCGTTCGCGGCCGTCCTCGCCGTGGTCCGGCACACCCGCGCGGAGGAGGACGCCGGGCGCGCCGAGCTGGTGCGCTCGGCCGTGGTGGGCCGGCACGCCCAGCTCGCCGCCGCCGTGCTGGCCGCGGCCGGGACCGGGGTGGCCGGCGGGCTGGCCGTGGCGCTCGCGCTGATCGGGGCCGGGCTCGAACCGGGCGGGTCGCTCGCCTACGGGGCCGCCGTGGCGGCGGCCGGCTGGGTGTTCACCGGCGTCGCGGCCGTGGCCGCCCAGCTCGCGCGGCACGCCCGCACCGCCACCGCGATCGGCCTGTCGGTGCTCGGCGTCTCCTACGTGATGCGCTACGCCGGCGACGCGACCGGGCAGGGGTGGCTGGTCGCCCTCTCGCCGCTCGGCTGGAGCGAGCTGGTCCGCCCCTACCAGGACGAGCGGTGGTGGATGCTCGGCGTGCTGGTCGCGGCCGGGGCCGCCCTGCTGGGGCTCGCCCGGCGCCTGCTCGCCCGCCGCGACCTCGGCGCGGGGCTGCTGCCCGAACGCCTCGGCCGGGCGCGGGCGCCGGAGCTGCGCGGGCCGGTCAGCCTGGCCTGGCGGCTGCACCGGGGGCTGCTGGTGAAGTGGGCGGCCGGGGTCGCGTCCTTCGCGGCGGCGGCGGCCGCGCTGAGCCCTCTGGCGCGGGACCTGCTGGCGCGGCCGAGCGTCGTGGCGGACAACATCAGGAACACCCTCGGCGTGCCGCCCGAGGGGACGCTCGCCGCCTACTCCTGGTACCTGGTCCTGATCCTCGCCTACGCGGTCGCGCTCTACCCGGTGCTCATGGTGCTGCGGCTGCGCGCCGAGGAGACGTCGGGCCGCGCCGAAGCCGTCCAGGCCACGACCGTGACGCGGCTGCGGTGGGCGGCCGGGCACCTGCTCGTGACCGGGCTCGGCACGGCCGCGCTGCTGGCCGTGGCCGGGCTCGTGTTCGGCGCGCTGTACGCGGCGCTGGTGGGCGGCCTCGCCGACGTGCCGCGCTTCCTCGGCGGGGCGCTGGCCGCGGTGCCGGCCGTGTGGTGCGTGGGGGCGGTGTGCGTGCTCGGCTACGGGCTGCTGCCGCGGGCGAGCGCGGCCCTCTCCTGGGCGGTGTGGGTGCTCACCGCCGCGCTCGGGCAGGTCGCCGGTCCCCTGTACGGGCTGTGGGGCGGCAGCCCGCTGGAGCCGCTGCACTACGTGCCGAACGCCTTCGGCCCGGCGCCCCTGGCCGCGGGGCCGCTCCTGGCGTTGCTCGCCGTCACGGCGGCCCTGCTCGGCGGCGGCCTGCTCGCCCTCCGCCGCCGCGACTTCGGCTGA